A genome region from Piliocolobus tephrosceles isolate RC106 chromosome 8, ASM277652v3, whole genome shotgun sequence includes the following:
- the PCOLCE gene encoding procollagen C-endopeptidase enhancer 1, producing the protein MLPAATASLLGPLLTAWALLPFAQGQTPNYTRPVFLCGGDVKGESGYVASEGFPNLYPPNKECIWTITVPEGQTVSLSFRVFDLELHPACRYDALEVFAGSGTSGQRLGRFCGTFRPAPLVAPGNQVTLRMTADEGTGGRGFLLWYSGRATSGTEHQFCGGRLEKAQGTLTTPNWPESDYPPGISCSWHIIAPPDQVIALTFEKFDLEPDTYCRYDSVSVFNGAVSDDSRRLGKFCGDAVPGSISSEGNELLVQFVSDLSVTADGFSASYKTLRRGTAKEGQGPSPKPGTEPKVKPPPKSQPREKTEETPSAPNAPAVTCPKQCRRTGTLQSNFCASSLVVTATVKSMVREPGEGLAVTVSLIGAYKTGGLDLPSPPTGTSLKFYVPCKQCPPLKKGVSYLLMGQVEENRGPILPPESFVVLHRPNQDQILTNLSKRKCPSQPVRAAESQD; encoded by the exons ATGCTGCCTGCAgccacagcctccctcctggggcCCCTCCTCACTGCCTGGGCCCTGCTGCCTTTTGCCCAGGGCCAGACCCCCAACTACACCAG ACCCGTGTTCCTGTGCGGAGGGGATGTGAAGGGGGAATCAGGTTACGTGGCAAGTGAGGGGTTCCCCAACCTCTACCCCCCTAATAAGGAGTGCATCTGGACCATAACG GTCCCCGAGGGTCAGACTGTGTCCCTCTCATTCCGAGTCTTCGACCTGGAGCTGCACCCCGCCTGCCGCTACGATGCTCTGGAGGTCTTCGCTGGGTCTGGGACTTCTGGCCAGCGGCTTGGACGCTTTTGCGGGACCTTCCGGCCTGCGCCCCTAGTTGCCCCCGGCAACCAGGTGACCCTGAGGATGACGGCGGATGAGGGCACAGGAGGACGAGGCTTCCTGCTCTGGTACAGCGGGCGGGCCACCTCGGGCACTG agcaCCAATTTTGCGGGGGGCGGCTGGAGAAGGCCCAGGGAACCCTGACCACGCCCAACTGGCCCGAGTCCGATTACCCCCCGGGCATCAGCTGTTCCTGGCACATCATCGCACCTCCGGATCAG GTCATCGCGCTGACCTTCGAGAAATTTGACCTGGAGCCGGACACCTACTGCCGCTACGACTCGGTCAGCGTGTTCAACGGAGCCGTGAGCGACGACTCCCGGAGGCTGGGAAAGTTCTGCGGCGACGCAGTCCCGGG CTCCATCTCCTCTGAAGGGAATGAACTCCTCGTCCAGTTCGTCTCAGATCTCAGCGTCACCGCTGATGGCTTCTCGGCCTCCTACAAGACCCTGCGGCGGGGCACTGCCAAAGAAGGGCAAGGGCCCAGCCCCAAACCGGGAACTGAGCCCAAAGTCAAGCCGCCCCCCAAGTCCCAACCTCGGGAGAAAACAGAGGAAACTCCCTCAGCCCCCA ATGCACCCGCTGTCACCTGCCCAAAGCAGTGCCGCCGGACAGGCACCTTGCAGAGCAACTTCTGTGCCAGCAGCCTGG TGGTGACTGCAACGGTGAAGTCCATGGTTCGGGAGCCAGGGGAGGGCCTCGCTGTCACTGTCAGTCTTATTGGTGCTTATAAAACTGGAGGACTGGACCTGCCTTCTCCACCCACTGGCACCTCCCTAAAGTTTTACGTGCCTTGCAAGCAGTGCCCCCCCTTGAAGAAAG GAGTCAGTTATCTGCTGATGGGCCAGGTGGAAGAGAACAGAGGCCCCATCCTTCCTCCAGAGAGCTTTGTGGTTCTCCATCGGCCCAACCAGGACCAGATCCTCACCAACCTAAGCAAGAGGAAGTGCCCCTCCCAACCTGTGCGGGCTGCTGAGTCCCAGGACTGA
- the MOSPD3 gene encoding motile sperm domain-containing protein 3 isoform X2: MRRGAPQDQELVGPGPPGRGSRGAPPPLGPVVPVLVFPPDLVFRADQRSGPRQLLTLYNPTGTALRFRVLCTAPAKYTVFDAEGYVKPQSCIDIVIRHVAPIPSHYDVQDRFRIELSEEGAEGRVVGRKDITSVLRAPAYPLELQGQPDPAPHPGPPAGTPPPTARHFQEHPRQQLATSSFLLFLLTGIVSVAFLLLPLQDELSSQLPQVLHVSLGQKLVAAYVLGLLTMVFLRT, encoded by the exons ATGCGCCGTGGGGCGCCCCAGGACCAGGAGCTGGTGGGTCCGGGGCCCCCTGGGCGGGGGTCCCGGGGCGCCCCTCCTCCCTTGGGACCCGTTGTCCCGGTTCTGGTCTTTCCCCCGGATCTAGTATTCAGGGCGGACCAGCGGAGCGGACCCCGACAGCTGCTGACCCTCTATAACCCCACAGGAACTGCGCTTCGATTCCGAG TCCTGTGCACAGCACCTGCCAAATACACGGTGTTTGACGCAGAGGGATATGTGAAGCCTCAGTCTTGCATTGACAT TGTGATTCGCCATGTGGCACCCATTCCCAGCCACTATGATGTCCAGGACCGCTTCCGCATTGAGCTGTCTGAGGAAGGAGCTGAGGGCCGAGTGGTGGGACGCAAGGACATTACCTCTGTTCTGAGAGCCCCAGCCTACCCCCTTGAGCTTCAGGGACAGCCGGATCCAGCGCCTCACCCAGGGCCTCCTGCTGGGACACCACCACCCACGGCCAGACACTTCCAGGAAC ACCCCCGCCAGCAACTGGCCACcagctccttcctcctcttcttgcTGACGGGGATTGTCTCCGTGGCCTTCCTGCTGCTCCCACTCCAGGACGAACTCAGCAGCCAGCTGCCTCAAGTCCTGCACGTCTCCCTGGGACAAAAGTTGGTGGCCGCCTACGTCTTGG GCCTCCTCACCATGGTGTTCCTCCGGACCTGA
- the MOSPD3 gene encoding motile sperm domain-containing protein 3 isoform X1 — translation MRRGAPQDQELVGPGPPGRGSRGAPPPLGPVVPVLVFPPDLVFRADQRSGPRQLLTLYNPTGTALRFRGLVCVCLRPPVLCTAPAKYTVFDAEGYVKPQSCIDIVIRHVAPIPSHYDVQDRFRIELSEEGAEGRVVGRKDITSVLRAPAYPLELQGQPDPAPHPGPPAGTPPPTARHFQEHPRQQLATSSFLLFLLTGIVSVAFLLLPLQDELSSQLPQVLHVSLGQKLVAAYVLGLLTMVFLRT, via the exons ATGCGCCGTGGGGCGCCCCAGGACCAGGAGCTGGTGGGTCCGGGGCCCCCTGGGCGGGGGTCCCGGGGCGCCCCTCCTCCCTTGGGACCCGTTGTCCCGGTTCTGGTCTTTCCCCCGGATCTAGTATTCAGGGCGGACCAGCGGAGCGGACCCCGACAGCTGCTGACCCTCTATAACCCCACAGGAACTGCGCTTCGATTCCGAG GgcttgtctgtgtgtgtctccGTCCCCCAGTCCTGTGCACAGCACCTGCCAAATACACGGTGTTTGACGCAGAGGGATATGTGAAGCCTCAGTCTTGCATTGACAT TGTGATTCGCCATGTGGCACCCATTCCCAGCCACTATGATGTCCAGGACCGCTTCCGCATTGAGCTGTCTGAGGAAGGAGCTGAGGGCCGAGTGGTGGGACGCAAGGACATTACCTCTGTTCTGAGAGCCCCAGCCTACCCCCTTGAGCTTCAGGGACAGCCGGATCCAGCGCCTCACCCAGGGCCTCCTGCTGGGACACCACCACCCACGGCCAGACACTTCCAGGAAC ACCCCCGCCAGCAACTGGCCACcagctccttcctcctcttcttgcTGACGGGGATTGTCTCCGTGGCCTTCCTGCTGCTCCCACTCCAGGACGAACTCAGCAGCCAGCTGCCTCAAGTCCTGCACGTCTCCCTGGGACAAAAGTTGGTGGCCGCCTACGTCTTGG GCCTCCTCACCATGGTGTTCCTCCGGACCTGA